One region of Jatrophihabitans cynanchi genomic DNA includes:
- a CDS encoding DinB family protein — MTDPKATLQRYLRTAREAVLWKLDGLGEYDIRRPMTPTGTNLLGLVKHLASVEFGYFGETFGRPSGEELPWVEDGAEPNADMWATAGESREQIVELYHRAWAHADATIDALDLDAVGHVSWWPPERAETTLHHILVHMIAETNRHAGHADIVRELIDGTAGLRAGNDNLASGDADWWVSYRELLERTARESGAPT; from the coding sequence ATGACCGACCCGAAGGCCACGCTGCAGCGCTACCTGCGGACTGCGCGCGAGGCGGTGCTGTGGAAGCTCGACGGGTTGGGCGAGTACGACATCCGGCGCCCGATGACCCCGACCGGCACCAATCTGCTCGGTCTGGTCAAGCACCTCGCCAGCGTGGAGTTCGGCTACTTCGGCGAGACGTTCGGCCGACCGTCCGGTGAGGAGCTGCCCTGGGTCGAGGACGGCGCCGAACCCAACGCCGACATGTGGGCCACTGCGGGGGAGTCGCGCGAGCAGATCGTCGAGCTCTACCACCGTGCCTGGGCGCACGCCGACGCGACGATCGACGCGCTCGACCTGGACGCCGTGGGACACGTGTCCTGGTGGCCGCCCGAGCGCGCCGAGACGACGCTGCACCACATCCTGGTGCACATGATCGCCGAGACGAACCGGCACGCCGGCCACGCCGACATCGTCCGCGAGCTCATCGACGGTACGGCCGGCCTGCGTGCCGGCAACGACAATCTCGCTTCCGGCGACGCGGACTGGTGGGTCAGCTACCGCGAACTGCTGGAGCGCACCGCCCGCGAATCGGGTGCGCCGACGTAG
- a CDS encoding TetR/AcrR family transcriptional regulator — protein sequence MAAGDDAAATDRRGRRRLETVEEILDAAAGIMAEQGAGGLTLGELARRIGVRPPSLYGYFDSKNALYDALFERGWTRLNQTMATQLPGVREAPEPRAQALSVAETFVRWSVENAAYAQLMFWRPVPGFEPSAQAYAPAVEAMRRARQVLTVLQDRGVLDRASDLDEALGAWVVIVSGVVSQQLSNAPHEAFEDGTFTRLLPQLTSMFLTHYGSGGGTDDRTSSNPACGRTAADQPGRSTRGGRSPARRDPGAAARTRRG from the coding sequence ATGGCGGCAGGGGACGACGCGGCGGCGACGGATCGAAGGGGGCGGCGCCGGCTCGAGACCGTCGAGGAGATCCTCGACGCAGCGGCCGGGATCATGGCCGAGCAAGGCGCAGGCGGTCTGACGCTGGGCGAGCTGGCGCGGCGGATCGGTGTCCGGCCTCCGTCGCTGTACGGCTACTTCGATTCGAAGAACGCGCTGTACGACGCGCTGTTCGAGCGAGGGTGGACGAGGCTCAACCAGACGATGGCGACGCAGCTGCCCGGCGTGCGCGAGGCGCCCGAGCCGAGGGCCCAAGCACTGAGTGTGGCCGAGACGTTCGTGCGCTGGTCGGTCGAGAACGCCGCGTACGCGCAGCTGATGTTCTGGCGACCGGTGCCCGGGTTCGAACCGTCGGCGCAGGCCTATGCCCCCGCGGTCGAGGCGATGCGTCGGGCGCGCCAGGTGCTCACGGTGCTGCAGGACCGCGGTGTGCTCGATCGGGCTAGCGACCTCGACGAAGCACTCGGCGCCTGGGTGGTGATCGTCTCCGGCGTCGTCAGCCAGCAACTGTCGAACGCGCCGCACGAAGCCTTCGAGGACGGCACCTTCACCAGGCTGCTTCCGCAGCTGACCTCGATGTTCTTGACGCACTACGGCTCCGGAGGAGGAACCGATGACCGTACGAGCAGCAATCCCGCGTGCGGCCGAACTGCCGCAGACCAGCCGGGGCGAAGCACCCGCGGTGGCCGGTCCCCAGCACGCCGCGATCCTGGCGCAGCTGCGCGAACTCGACGCGGCTGA
- a CDS encoding oxygen-binding di-iron domain-containing protein produces the protein MDSTVTEIADGVYRISTFVAQVGPDGMSFNQFLLADDDPLLFHTGHRSMFPSVREAIETVLPVDRLRWITFGHVESDECGAMNEFLAVAPQARVAHGAAGCQISLNEMCDRPPQPLADGEMITLGRLRVRHLDTPHVPHGWDARVLYEETTGTLLCGDLFTHLGNGPALTEHDIVGPAEQTEDMFGYSCLAPGTPAAVERLAALAPRTLALMHGSSFGGDCGGVLHALADSYRRRIAAAA, from the coding sequence ATGGACAGCACGGTCACCGAGATCGCCGACGGCGTCTACCGCATCTCGACGTTCGTCGCGCAGGTCGGTCCGGACGGGATGAGCTTCAACCAGTTCCTGCTGGCCGACGACGATCCGCTGCTGTTCCACACCGGGCACCGTTCGATGTTTCCGTCGGTACGCGAGGCCATCGAGACCGTGTTACCGGTGGACCGGTTGCGTTGGATCACCTTCGGGCACGTCGAGTCCGACGAGTGCGGCGCGATGAACGAGTTTCTCGCCGTGGCCCCGCAGGCACGGGTAGCGCACGGCGCGGCCGGCTGCCAGATCTCGCTCAACGAGATGTGCGACCGGCCACCGCAGCCACTCGCGGACGGCGAGATGATCACGCTCGGCCGGCTGCGAGTGCGGCACCTGGACACGCCGCACGTCCCGCACGGCTGGGACGCGAGGGTTCTGTACGAGGAGACGACGGGCACGTTGCTGTGTGGTGACCTGTTCACCCACCTAGGCAACGGGCCGGCGCTGACCGAGCACGACATCGTCGGCCCGGCGGAGCAGACTGAGGACATGTTCGGCTACTCCTGCTTGGCACCCGGCACGCCGGCGGCGGTGGAGCGCTTGGCTGCGTTGGCGCCCCGCACCCTCGCCTTGATGCACGGCTCCTCGTTCGGCGGGGACTGCGGCGGCGTACTGCATGCGCTTGCCGATTCGTACCGTCGGCGCATCGCGGCGGCGGCATGA
- a CDS encoding maleylpyruvate isomerase family mycothiol-dependent enzyme, with amino-acid sequence MAGPQHAAILAQLRELDAADWTRPTDCVSWTVHDIAAHVTGAMDSGAHLRVLLRHVRAAKRAGLAGTVDGLNAAQIADRRDYPPARILADLERLAPKAVRARRRAPSVLRRRAVPGDDLPAGSTFGYLFDVIYSRDVWMHRIDIARATDRQVAACTSDGAVVEQVVRDLGRFWDGPPVLLDLTGPAGGSWLLGAGEPCAEVRTDAVEYLRLLSGRAAAPQLHLSGQQAARAALLAARVAF; translated from the coding sequence GTGGCCGGTCCCCAGCACGCCGCGATCCTGGCGCAGCTGCGCGAACTCGACGCGGCTGACTGGACGCGCCCCACCGACTGCGTGAGCTGGACGGTCCACGACATCGCGGCTCACGTCACCGGCGCGATGGACTCCGGCGCGCATCTTCGGGTCCTGCTGCGGCATGTGCGCGCGGCCAAGCGGGCCGGTCTCGCGGGCACGGTCGACGGGCTCAACGCCGCGCAGATCGCGGATCGGCGCGACTACCCGCCGGCCCGCATTCTCGCCGACCTGGAGCGACTCGCACCCAAGGCGGTTCGTGCCCGGCGTCGCGCCCCGTCGGTCCTGCGCCGCCGCGCTGTCCCGGGCGACGACCTGCCGGCCGGCTCCACATTCGGCTACCTGTTCGACGTGATCTACAGCCGGGACGTCTGGATGCACCGCATCGACATCGCCCGGGCGACCGATCGACAGGTCGCAGCCTGCACCAGCGACGGCGCGGTGGTCGAGCAGGTGGTGCGCGATCTCGGCCGGTTCTGGGACGGCCCGCCGGTACTGCTCGACCTCACCGGGCCGGCAGGCGGCAGTTGGCTGCTGGGCGCCGGGGAACCGTGCGCCGAGGTGCGCACGGATGCGGTGGAGTACCTGCGCCTGCTGTCCGGTCGCGCCGCGGCACCGCAACTGCACCTGAGTGGTCAGCAGGCAGCCCGCGCGGCGCTGCTGGCTGCGCGCGTGGCGTTCTGA
- the nrfD gene encoding NrfD/PsrC family molybdoenzyme membrane anchor subunit, which translates to MSKHRHEPEFTSYYGRPVLKEPTWEPADIAGYLFTGGLAGASSILAAGAQFTGRPALARSLKLGALGAITASAAALIHDLGKPSRFYNMLRVAKPSSPMSMGSWLLAGYGPLAGASALSDLTGVLPAAGRTASVGAGVLGAGVASYTSVLIADTAVPAWHAARHHLPFVFVGSAATAAAGLGLLTAPTGETGPVRRAAVAGAAVELAASNAMEHGTGLAGETFHDGTAGRLLRAAKACTAAGAVGAAVLGGRSRLAAAVSGLALLAGSALTRFGIFEAGRASTKDPKYTVVPQRERLAEKDSAARCDSLVAGLARGAGDQ; encoded by the coding sequence GTGAGTAAGCATCGTCACGAGCCGGAGTTCACGTCCTACTACGGACGCCCGGTGTTGAAGGAACCGACTTGGGAGCCGGCCGACATCGCCGGCTACCTGTTCACCGGCGGCCTGGCCGGTGCCTCGTCGATCCTCGCCGCGGGCGCGCAGTTCACCGGCCGGCCTGCTCTCGCCCGCTCACTCAAGCTGGGTGCGCTGGGGGCGATCACCGCGTCCGCGGCGGCGCTGATCCACGACCTCGGCAAGCCGTCGCGCTTCTACAACATGCTGCGCGTGGCGAAGCCGTCCTCGCCGATGAGCATGGGCTCGTGGTTGCTCGCCGGCTACGGCCCGCTGGCCGGCGCGAGTGCGCTGTCCGACCTGACCGGCGTGCTGCCGGCGGCCGGGCGCACGGCGAGCGTCGGCGCCGGCGTGCTCGGTGCCGGCGTGGCGTCCTACACGTCCGTGCTGATCGCCGACACCGCCGTCCCGGCCTGGCACGCGGCGCGCCACCACCTGCCGTTCGTCTTCGTCGGCTCGGCCGCCACAGCCGCGGCAGGCCTCGGTCTGCTCACCGCGCCGACCGGTGAGACCGGGCCGGTGCGGCGCGCCGCCGTGGCGGGCGCGGCCGTCGAGCTGGCCGCAAGCAACGCGATGGAGCACGGCACCGGGTTGGCCGGCGAGACGTTCCACGACGGTACGGCCGGGCGGCTGTTGCGGGCGGCCAAGGCGTGCACGGCTGCCGGTGCGGTCGGTGCCGCCGTCCTCGGCGGACGCAGCCGGCTCGCCGCCGCCGTGTCCGGGCTGGCCCTGCTCGCCGGTTCCGCGCTGACCCGGTTCGGCATCTTCGAGGCCGGCCGCGCGTCGACGAAGGACCCGAAGTACACCGTCGTGCCGCAGCGCGAGCGGCTGGCCGAGAAGGACAGCGCCGCCCGGTGCGACTCACTGGTCGCCGGCCTCGCGCGCGGGGCCGGCGACCAGTGA
- the fdh gene encoding formate dehydrogenase, translated as MTPRWPVLRQLTGPDHLGLRTAAKSEVTDNLAPRTSTADKVVKSVCPYCAVGCAQNVYVKDQKVIQIEGDPDSPISRGRLCPKGSASLQLTTGDAREQHVLYRRPHGTDWERLDLDTAMDMVADRILRTRRETWEWEADGKRTRRTLGIASLGGATLDNEENYLIKKLLTALGVVQVENQARVCHSSTVAALGTSFGRGGSTTYLQDLQHADCIVIEGSNFAEAHPVGFQWVMEAKARGATIIHIDPRFSRTSALADVFVPIRAGTDIAWLGGLINYVLSNDKFFREYVVNYTNAATIVSEDFRDTEDLDGLFSGLDPESRVYDSDSWQYEGGEVAAASGERDEQFEDISGGGESVASSGHSHSHGSGGPALRGTWRRDETLEDPRCVFQILKRHYARYTPEVVQQICGVPPELFHRVAEAISENSGRERTTAFAYAVGWTQHTVGVQYIRAASVLQLLLGNIGRPGGGIMALRGHASIQGSSDIPTLFDLLPGYIPMPHAHRHEDLDAFIKADSADRGFWANMDAYLISLLKAWWGPAATPDNDFCFDYLPRITGSHSTYETVQAQLDGDCKGYILLGENPAVGSANTKMQRLGMACLDWLVVRDFSLIESATWWQDGPEIETGELRTADIGTEVFFFPAAAHTEKSGSFTNTNRLLQWHHAAVEPANDCRSDMWFMLHLGRIIREKLAGSTDEADRPVLDLTWDYPTEGEQDEPVAEAILAEINGWDADGKPLPAYTELKNDGSTVCGCWIYAGCYAEGVNQPARRKSHVLQGTSSLEWGWAWPANRRELYNRASADPDGKPWSERKKLIWWDEDAGKWAGDDVPDFEPTKRPDYRPDEDATGVDALSGIDPFIMQADGKGWLYVPAGLIDGPLPTHYEPQDSPFQNALYHQQRNPVRQVFARKHNRYHPSGTDPGADVFPYVVTTYRLTEHFTAGAMSRWQPYLAELQPAFFCEVSPALAAERSLEHNGWATIVTARGAIEARVMVTSRMQPLQVAGRTVHQIGMPYHWGPNGLTTGDAMNELSSIALDPNVHIQEVKALTVDIRPGRRPRGADLPPFLQGYRERAGITEHTGMEGVTP; from the coding sequence GTGACGCCGCGCTGGCCGGTGCTGCGGCAACTGACCGGCCCGGACCACCTCGGCCTGCGCACCGCCGCGAAGTCCGAGGTCACCGACAACCTCGCCCCGCGCACCAGCACCGCCGACAAGGTGGTCAAGTCGGTGTGCCCGTACTGCGCCGTCGGGTGTGCGCAGAACGTGTACGTCAAGGACCAGAAGGTGATCCAGATCGAGGGCGACCCGGATTCGCCGATCAGCCGCGGCCGGCTGTGTCCGAAGGGTTCGGCCAGCCTGCAGCTCACCACGGGAGACGCCCGCGAGCAGCACGTTCTCTACCGCCGCCCGCACGGCACCGACTGGGAGCGGTTGGACCTCGATACCGCGATGGACATGGTCGCCGACCGGATCCTGCGCACCAGGCGCGAGACGTGGGAGTGGGAGGCCGACGGCAAGCGCACCCGGCGCACCCTCGGGATCGCCAGCCTGGGCGGCGCGACGCTGGACAACGAGGAGAACTACCTGATCAAGAAGCTGCTGACCGCACTCGGCGTCGTCCAGGTCGAGAACCAGGCCCGGGTCTGCCACAGCTCCACCGTCGCCGCGCTGGGCACCTCGTTCGGACGCGGCGGATCGACCACCTACCTGCAGGACCTGCAACACGCCGACTGCATCGTGATCGAGGGCTCCAACTTCGCCGAGGCCCACCCGGTGGGCTTCCAGTGGGTGATGGAGGCCAAGGCCCGCGGCGCCACGATCATCCACATCGACCCGCGCTTCTCGCGCACCAGCGCCCTGGCCGACGTCTTCGTGCCGATCCGCGCCGGCACCGACATCGCCTGGCTGGGCGGCCTGATCAACTACGTACTGAGCAACGACAAGTTCTTCCGGGAGTACGTCGTCAACTACACGAACGCGGCGACGATCGTGAGCGAGGACTTCCGCGACACCGAGGATCTGGACGGGCTGTTCTCGGGCCTGGATCCCGAGTCCCGCGTCTACGACTCGGACAGCTGGCAGTACGAGGGCGGCGAGGTCGCGGCCGCGTCCGGCGAACGAGACGAGCAGTTCGAGGACATCAGCGGCGGCGGCGAGAGCGTCGCCTCGTCCGGCCACTCGCACTCGCACGGCTCCGGCGGGCCCGCCCTGCGCGGCACCTGGCGGCGCGACGAGACGCTCGAGGATCCGCGCTGCGTGTTCCAGATCCTCAAGCGGCACTACGCGCGGTACACGCCGGAGGTGGTGCAGCAGATCTGCGGCGTCCCGCCGGAGCTGTTCCACCGGGTCGCCGAGGCGATCAGCGAGAACTCCGGGCGCGAGCGCACCACGGCCTTCGCCTACGCGGTCGGGTGGACGCAGCACACCGTCGGTGTGCAGTACATCCGCGCGGCGTCGGTGCTGCAACTGCTGCTCGGCAACATCGGCCGCCCGGGCGGCGGCATCATGGCGCTGCGCGGGCACGCCAGCATCCAGGGCTCCAGCGACATCCCGACCCTGTTCGACCTGCTTCCCGGCTACATCCCGATGCCGCACGCGCACCGGCACGAGGACCTCGACGCGTTCATCAAGGCCGACTCCGCAGATCGCGGGTTCTGGGCGAACATGGACGCGTACCTGATCAGCCTGCTGAAGGCGTGGTGGGGCCCGGCGGCCACCCCGGACAACGACTTCTGCTTCGACTACCTGCCGCGGATCACGGGCAGCCACAGCACCTACGAGACGGTGCAGGCGCAGCTCGACGGCGACTGCAAGGGCTACATCCTGCTGGGCGAGAACCCCGCGGTCGGCTCGGCCAACACCAAGATGCAGCGGCTCGGCATGGCCTGCCTGGACTGGCTGGTGGTGCGGGACTTCTCGCTCATCGAGAGCGCGACGTGGTGGCAGGACGGCCCGGAGATCGAGACCGGAGAGCTGCGCACGGCCGACATCGGCACCGAGGTCTTCTTCTTCCCGGCCGCGGCGCACACCGAGAAGAGCGGCAGCTTCACGAACACCAACCGGCTGCTGCAGTGGCACCACGCCGCGGTCGAGCCGGCGAACGACTGCCGCAGCGACATGTGGTTCATGCTGCACCTCGGCCGGATCATCCGGGAGAAGCTGGCCGGCTCCACCGACGAGGCCGACCGGCCGGTCCTCGACCTGACCTGGGACTACCCGACCGAGGGCGAGCAGGACGAGCCGGTGGCCGAGGCGATCCTCGCCGAGATCAACGGTTGGGACGCCGACGGCAAGCCGCTGCCGGCATACACCGAGCTCAAGAACGACGGCTCGACCGTGTGCGGCTGCTGGATCTACGCCGGCTGCTACGCCGAGGGCGTCAACCAGCCCGCGCGGCGCAAGTCGCACGTGCTGCAGGGCACCTCCTCGCTGGAGTGGGGTTGGGCGTGGCCGGCGAACCGTCGCGAGCTGTACAACCGGGCGTCGGCCGACCCGGACGGCAAGCCGTGGAGCGAGCGCAAGAAGCTGATCTGGTGGGACGAGGACGCCGGCAAGTGGGCCGGCGACGACGTCCCGGACTTCGAGCCGACCAAGCGCCCCGACTACCGGCCGGACGAGGACGCCACCGGGGTCGACGCGCTGTCGGGCATCGACCCGTTCATCATGCAGGCCGACGGAAAGGGCTGGCTGTACGTGCCGGCCGGGCTGATCGACGGCCCGCTGCCCACCCACTACGAGCCGCAGGACTCGCCGTTCCAGAACGCGCTGTACCACCAGCAACGCAACCCGGTGCGGCAGGTGTTCGCCCGCAAGCACAACCGCTACCACCCAAGCGGTACCGACCCGGGCGCAGACGTCTTCCCGTACGTGGTGACGACCTACCGGCTCACCGAGCACTTCACCGCAGGGGCGATGAGCCGCTGGCAGCCCTACCTCGCCGAGCTGCAACCGGCGTTCTTCTGCGAGGTCTCCCCCGCGCTCGCCGCCGAGCGCAGCCTGGAGCACAACGGGTGGGCGACCATCGTGACCGCACGCGGGGCGATCGAGGCGCGGGTGATGGTGACCTCCAGGATGCAGCCGCTGCAGGTCGCGGGTCGCACCGTGCACCAGATCGGGATGCCGTACCACTGGGGGCCGAACGGCCTGACCACGGGCGACGCGATGAACGAGCTGTCCTCGATCGCGCTCGATCCCAACGTGCACATCCAAGAGGTGAAGGCGCTCACCGTCGACATCCGTCCCGGCCGCCGGCCGCGCGGTGCTGACCTGCCGCCGTTCCTGCAGGGCTATCGCGAGCGCGCCGGCATCACCGAACACACCGGCATGGAGGGGGTGACACCGTGA
- a CDS encoding 4Fe-4S dicluster domain-containing protein, with product MPRMGFFTDTSVCIGCKACEVACKEWNAIPSDGALDLTGESFDNTSELGANSWRHVAFIEKSVPSQDASAPDGVRWLMASDVCKHCTHAACLDVCPTGALFRTEFDTVVVQQDVCNGCGYCVSACPYGVIDQRKDDGRVFKCTMCYDRIGVGQEPACAKACPTKSIQFGELDDLRARAQERVDALHEQGLADARLYGDSPDDGVGGTGAFFLLMDEPETYGLPPDPVVCSRDLPQMWRQAAIAAGTLLAGLAATFLGRRGQRGE from the coding sequence ATGCCACGGATGGGTTTCTTCACCGACACCAGCGTGTGCATCGGCTGCAAGGCCTGCGAGGTCGCGTGCAAGGAGTGGAACGCGATTCCCTCCGACGGCGCACTGGACCTGACCGGCGAGTCGTTCGACAACACCTCCGAACTTGGCGCGAACTCGTGGCGGCACGTCGCCTTCATCGAGAAGTCGGTGCCCAGCCAGGACGCGTCAGCACCGGACGGGGTGCGCTGGCTGATGGCCTCGGACGTGTGCAAGCACTGCACGCACGCGGCGTGCCTGGACGTGTGCCCCACCGGCGCGCTGTTCCGCACCGAGTTCGACACCGTGGTCGTGCAGCAGGATGTGTGCAACGGCTGCGGCTACTGCGTATCGGCCTGCCCGTACGGCGTGATCGACCAGCGCAAGGACGACGGCCGCGTCTTCAAGTGCACGATGTGTTACGACCGCATCGGCGTCGGCCAGGAGCCGGCCTGCGCGAAGGCGTGCCCGACGAAGTCGATCCAGTTCGGCGAGCTCGACGACCTGCGCGCGCGGGCACAGGAACGCGTGGACGCGCTGCACGAGCAGGGGCTGGCCGACGCGCGGCTGTACGGCGATTCCCCGGACGACGGGGTCGGCGGCACCGGCGCGTTCTTCCTGCTGATGGACGAGCCGGAGACCTACGGGCTGCCGCCGGACCCGGTGGTGTGCAGCCGCGACCTGCCGCAGATGTGGCGGCAGGCCGCGATCGCCGCGGGCACCCTGCTGGCCGGGCTGGCGGCGACCTTCCTCGGCCGGAGGGGGCAACGCGGTGAGTAA
- a CDS encoding ABC transporter substrate-binding protein: MKLIAVIAGVCAGATVLAGCGGSSGAGKGDNGAGGKVVSGGTFTFAMNSDPGNLDPQASAASNLFQITKFAYDSLVNVADGGKIVSGLAKSWQVDGTKLVLTLHPGITCSDGSQFTATDAAANLNYIADAKNKSPFLGVFVPAGAKATADDTAGTVTLTTPKLAPFLLDGLGNTPMVCAKGMQDRKSLARQTDGTGPFQLSEAVSGDHYTYTKRAGYSWGPDGAGTATKGVPDKVIVKIVPNATTAANLLLTGAINAATIVGSDQSRMEQAKLFATDSAAPYGEMWFNEAAGRPGADHAVREAMVRALDLGELAKVLTAGTGTPGTTFAASAPVGCPGNSVADALPQHDMDKAKQLLDGAGWKAGSDGTRSKDGKPLALTFMYNTELGEGGSAAAELAVKQWQQLGIKITTKPRNETAAVDAMFSTGDWDVAWESLAVSTPDQIVPFMSGPAAPNGTNIGHISNAAYEAGVAKASAIPGTEGCPEWLKAEANLVSNSDVIPFANQVIKTYGKGARFDFIGDLVPTSIRMLAG, from the coding sequence ATGAAGTTGATCGCGGTTATCGCGGGAGTGTGCGCGGGCGCGACCGTGCTCGCCGGCTGCGGTGGAAGCAGCGGCGCCGGCAAGGGTGACAACGGTGCGGGCGGCAAGGTCGTGTCCGGAGGCACGTTCACCTTCGCGATGAACTCCGACCCGGGCAACCTGGACCCGCAGGCCTCGGCGGCCAGCAACCTGTTCCAGATCACCAAGTTCGCCTACGACAGCCTGGTGAACGTCGCGGACGGAGGCAAGATCGTCTCCGGGCTGGCGAAGTCGTGGCAGGTCGACGGCACCAAGCTGGTGCTGACCCTGCACCCGGGCATCACCTGCTCCGACGGCTCGCAGTTCACTGCAACGGACGCCGCTGCGAACCTCAACTACATCGCCGACGCCAAGAACAAGAGCCCGTTCCTCGGCGTATTCGTGCCGGCGGGCGCGAAGGCCACTGCCGACGACACGGCCGGCACCGTCACGTTGACGACCCCGAAGCTCGCCCCGTTCCTGCTGGACGGGCTCGGCAACACGCCGATGGTCTGCGCGAAGGGCATGCAGGACCGCAAGTCCCTCGCCCGGCAGACCGACGGCACCGGACCGTTCCAGCTCAGCGAGGCGGTCTCCGGCGACCACTACACCTACACGAAGCGGGCCGGTTACTCCTGGGGACCGGACGGCGCCGGCACGGCGACCAAGGGCGTTCCGGACAAGGTGATCGTGAAGATCGTCCCGAACGCCACCACCGCAGCCAACCTGCTGCTGACCGGTGCGATCAACGCGGCCACCATCGTCGGATCCGACCAGAGCCGGATGGAGCAGGCGAAGCTGTTCGCGACCGACTCAGCAGCCCCGTACGGCGAGATGTGGTTCAACGAGGCCGCAGGAAGGCCGGGCGCGGACCACGCCGTACGTGAGGCGATGGTGCGGGCGCTCGACCTCGGTGAACTGGCCAAGGTGCTCACCGCGGGCACCGGCACGCCCGGTACCACCTTCGCGGCCAGCGCGCCGGTCGGCTGCCCGGGCAACTCGGTGGCCGACGCCCTGCCCCAGCACGACATGGACAAGGCCAAGCAACTGCTGGACGGCGCGGGGTGGAAGGCGGGATCGGACGGCACTCGCAGCAAGGACGGCAAGCCGCTGGCGCTGACCTTCATGTACAACACCGAGTTGGGCGAGGGCGGCTCGGCCGCCGCCGAGCTCGCGGTCAAGCAGTGGCAGCAGCTGGGCATCAAGATCACGACGAAACCGAGGAACGAGACTGCGGCCGTCGACGCCATGTTCAGCACCGGCGACTGGGACGTGGCCTGGGAGTCGCTGGCCGTGAGCACGCCCGATCAGATCGTCCCGTTCATGTCCGGACCGGCGGCCCCGAACGGCACCAACATCGGGCACATCTCCAACGCGGCGTACGAAGCGGGTGTTGCCAAGGCCTCAGCGATTCCCGGGACTGAGGGCTGCCCCGAGTGGCTCAAGGCCGAGGCCAACCTGGTGAGCAACTCCGACGTGATCCCGTTCGCCAACCAGGTGATCAAGACCTACGGCAAGGGTGCGCGGTTCGACTTCATCGGTGACCTGGTCCCGACCAGCATCCGGATGCTGGCCGGCTGA
- a CDS encoding DUF5709 domain-containing protein produces MSDDSGRFGDSGYESGDPDEQADVVDPIDGLLGGDPDEPMQTGYSSPDREPHNLRDGLTAAEEREGPSLDEQLAAEEPEVTGVDDEPDPRAGRLVAPDEGSGIDEEAEEVAEDVGPAGYASSAEEAAMHIREDPDGR; encoded by the coding sequence ATGAGCGATGACAGCGGGCGGTTCGGCGACAGCGGGTACGAGTCCGGGGACCCCGACGAGCAGGCCGACGTGGTCGACCCGATCGACGGGCTGCTCGGCGGCGATCCGGACGAGCCGATGCAGACCGGCTACAGCTCGCCGGACCGGGAACCGCACAACCTGCGCGACGGCCTGACCGCGGCCGAGGAGCGCGAGGGCCCGTCGCTGGACGAGCAGCTTGCCGCGGAAGAGCCGGAGGTGACCGGCGTCGATGACGAGCCCGACCCGCGGGCAGGCCGGCTGGTCGCGCCGGACGAGGGCAGCGGCATCGACGAGGAGGCCGAGGAGGTCGCCGAGGACGTCGGCCCGGCCGGCTACGCGTCCAGCGCCGAGGAGGCGGCCATGCACATCCGCGAGGACCCGGACGGGCGATGA